The following are from one region of the Atribacterota bacterium genome:
- a CDS encoding PIG-L family deacetylase, with protein sequence MQRTDFSFLDLRKKEISEDIGVLFPGWQENNERVAIFSPHDDDGILGPGYLLQAIPLFGGEVHVVVFCNGSGGYSVIEQKHIITALRARETLRAYEVLGIDSAHVHRLDYDDYSLWPFIGWKLEHGEGTLRKVLPLLRRLKITRVLLPNGYREHLDHLAAFMVGAFDVPQAGDPVMVDWGEPSPVRSILQYAVWSDFEPEDAFLCGDDPSVRANRALLAPEEAETRVRKSMEEFKTQAQIISGLMKQREERKIGSGRVMEIYYAFDPRPRCEYEKYVRRVREIMR encoded by the coding sequence TTGCAGAGAACGGATTTTAGCTTCTTGGATTTGAGAAAGAAAGAGATAAGTGAAGACATTGGTGTTCTTTTTCCAGGCTGGCAGGAAAATAACGAGCGGGTGGCTATTTTTTCTCCGCATGACGATGATGGGATTCTGGGCCCGGGATATCTTCTCCAGGCCATTCCTCTTTTTGGGGGAGAGGTACACGTGGTGGTTTTTTGCAACGGCTCTGGTGGGTACAGCGTAATTGAGCAGAAACACATTATCACTGCTCTGCGAGCCAGAGAAACGTTGAGGGCATACGAGGTGTTGGGTATTGATTCAGCTCATGTTCATCGTTTGGACTATGATGATTATAGCCTCTGGCCCTTCATTGGTTGGAAACTGGAACATGGAGAAGGAACGTTACGGAAGGTTCTCCCACTTTTACGTCGTTTGAAAATTACCCGGGTTTTATTGCCTAATGGATACCGGGAACATTTGGATCATCTGGCCGCGTTCATGGTGGGTGCCTTTGATGTGCCGCAGGCTGGGGATCCGGTGATGGTGGATTGGGGTGAGCCATCGCCTGTTCGTTCTATCCTTCAATATGCGGTGTGGAGCGATTTTGAGCCTGAAGACGCTTTTTTGTGTGGGGACGACCCTTCTGTTCGGGCGAATCGGGCTCTTTTGGCACCGGAGGAAGCAGAAACACGGGTTCGGAAATCGATGGAAGAATTCAAAACTCAGGCGCAGATTATTTCTGGACTCATGAAACAAAGGGAAGAACGAAAAATTGGGAGTGGGAGGGTTATGGAAATTTATTATGCCTTTGATCCACGACCCCGTTGTGAATATGAAAAGTACGTTCGGCGGGTTCGAGAGATCATGAGATGA
- a CDS encoding Gfo/Idh/MocA family oxidoreductase, with amino-acid sequence MYKIALLGAGFIASVHVEAWRKVGGAEVSAFFETNPEKASAFKEKYEIRCYDSMSTLFKNEDVDIVDICLPTFLHREYVEMAANAGKHVFCEKPIALTVDDAAVMEDVCRRNGVKFMVGHVLRFWGEYVKAKELLQEGVIGTILAVEAFRLSVSPTWSVDSWILKPDLSGGAALDLHIHDCDFVNWILGSPREVFARGMRSAVGSWDHIFTEVRYEDGAVASIQGGWMMKGDFPFTCGYRILGERGVLEWTFRAGVNIEERSQSNPIILYRDGEERKTIEVSPEDPYYCELQYFFDCIKEGKPIERGTPKQAILALQLALAAQASAESGIVVKL; translated from the coding sequence GTGTATAAAATTGCTCTCTTAGGGGCCGGTTTTATTGCTTCAGTCCACGTGGAGGCTTGGAGGAAAGTGGGAGGTGCTGAGGTAAGCGCTTTCTTTGAGACGAATCCTGAAAAAGCTTCCGCTTTTAAAGAAAAGTATGAGATCAGATGTTACGATTCTATGAGTACCCTTTTTAAAAACGAAGACGTTGATATCGTTGATATTTGTCTTCCCACCTTTCTTCATCGAGAGTATGTGGAGATGGCTGCGAATGCAGGAAAACACGTTTTTTGTGAAAAGCCTATCGCTCTTACCGTTGACGATGCAGCCGTCATGGAGGATGTGTGTCGTCGGAACGGCGTGAAATTCATGGTGGGACATGTTCTTCGCTTTTGGGGAGAATATGTCAAGGCAAAAGAGCTACTTCAAGAAGGTGTGATTGGTACAATTTTGGCGGTGGAAGCTTTTCGTCTTTCGGTTTCTCCAACCTGGTCGGTGGATAGCTGGATTCTCAAACCGGATTTGAGTGGTGGTGCAGCGCTGGATCTTCATATCCACGATTGTGATTTCGTTAACTGGATTCTGGGAAGTCCCAGAGAAGTATTTGCTCGGGGGATGCGTTCAGCGGTGGGATCTTGGGACCATATTTTTACTGAGGTGCGGTATGAGGACGGGGCCGTAGCCAGTATCCAGGGAGGGTGGATGATGAAAGGAGATTTCCCCTTTACCTGTGGGTACAGAATTCTGGGCGAACGAGGGGTTCTGGAGTGGACCTTCAGAGCGGGAGTGAATATCGAAGAACGGAGTCAAAGTAACCCGATTATTCTTTATCGGGATGGAGAAGAAAGAAAAACCATCGAGGTTTCTCCCGAAGATCCGTACTACTGTGAACTCCAGTATTTCTTTGATTGTATAAAGGAAGGAAAGCCTATTGAAAGAGGGACCCCGAAACAGGCTATTCTGGCGCTACAATTGGCGCTGGCAGCTCAAGCTTCCGCAGAAAGTGGTATAGTCGTCAAATTGTAG